The following DNA comes from Rhea pennata isolate bPtePen1 chromosome 22, bPtePen1.pri, whole genome shotgun sequence.
ATCACAAAATATGAAGCCTGCTCTGCCAAGCCTATgagttattttcaaatatcttaGGAAACATAGTAAGGCTGAATTACAGGCATGAGTCATCATTAAAAAGAGTCAAAAGTAAGAGTATGTGATTCAAGAACAGtgtagaaaatgaaagaatctttcttttgctgttgcttttttgtttcatttcttacCTATGCATGGTAAAGCATCATACAGCTCCATCAAAGAGTCTTGAAAATGAACTGAAGTGGGGAGCAGATAATGTCTTTGGGGAATTGCAGAGGAAGGGATCAGCATCTGCAGGATTCTCATGCATGAAAATGTGAACTGGCtcttagagaaaaagaaatgctggcTAGAATAGCTTGCTAAGCAagtaaaggagaaaggaagacaatACAAAAATGGCATgtgaaaaaagataaaaaattttactattttagtAGTGATGATAATCTCAAgctttttgatgaaaaacaaagcagaagtggTATTTAATGGGGAAGTTACATGAACAAGTTAGCATGGAGGATTGGGGGTTTATTTGAGTGTAAGTAATATCAGATAACCTGAGGATTATTAATCCATAGAGAAGATGATTACAGCCTGGCTGGATTCAGCTGTGTTAAAATTTTGAGGTCTGAAAAGGCCTGATTTGAGCAACATATGCTAAATGGTTTGTATGGAGACTGAAAGTTATGTTAAATTTTTATGCAGGTTTATgtgtacatttattttcttatttttccactgCTAGTGGAAAGCCCTGTCACTGGCAGTACAGTTTGTCAAGACCTTTGAATTTTTATGTCAGTTTAGTTACAAATTCCCTTGCttcagagaggaggaggggCTTCCTTTCAGGAAacttttggagggaaaaaaaaaaaaaaaaagataccaaGAAGAGAACAAGCCTGACACGGAAGAGGCAAAGAAGAGCCATACGTGTAATAAATTAATCCTGAATAAAGATATGCCCAATCACTGTCATGGGCTGTTCCTGAAGGCATTTGACAACTGACTTTGAGCCAAGCTTGCTCATGTACATATAATAGTATAGCTATAGCAGAACAGGCTTTGATGTGAATTAACTGCTCAAATGCAATGCAGcttttttcattgattttgtAGCAGACTGACTCACTCACTGGTGCTCTAGCTTCTGCTACAAACATGTAAGTTCATTTGCCAACCCTCACCTTAAGGTCAGAAACCAAACCAAATTCCCAATTTCCCATCAGGTTATATTACCAAAGCAATTCCTGTAATGCTCAAGCAGTGGAACATCTTGAGCTTTGTCATGTTATTTACTcttggaaggttttttttttgtttttgtttttgtttttttgactaAAAGAATAAATGACTAATACCTACaataggaaaaatgaaacaaatagcATAGTCAACAAAGCACGAAGAAACATCGTTTCATTTTGCTGAGTGGGATGAGAGGATGAGAATTCACAAGTAATTACTTGTTGCTCCAGTGATTTGTAACTGCAGACTTTTCACCACATTTAATTAATATGGTGACGATGCTAAGAATTTAACCCACCATTTTCTTCCTACTCACAGATGGGCTGGCAGAGCATGAAGATATATACTAACTTCTTTCCACACTCGCACATGCATAGATATCACAAACGCAGGATGATTCTATAACAATGACGAAATATTTTACAACTCTTAGTCATTGCATGGCCAGCTTTTTTGACATGCCGTGGCACTTACCCTGGCATCAGTGTTTAACAAATGTAGATCTGTCCTAACAAGCAAATTAATAACTGACCTGAGAAgttcttttccttcatgttttGGACAttagcaaaaattattttagcagcttcgatgttttttctgtatttcctcctGAAATCCTGAGCAAAGGAAACAGGTTGAATATTTAACTagttaaaaaaagttaaaaagcaccatgtttctctcttccttcgGAATTCTCTTCGGAATACAACCCAGTACTTTTCAGAGAAGAACTCTATAGGTAGTTAGAGGACATTCAGTTACATTTGCTCCATTTGTTTATGTTCTCCCTCACTCCTTTTGCATTGCCAGTCTCAGATGCTCATATTATCATACTGATTTTGTATGCATTATGTGAATATGTGTGCATATTGATTATTATTCATAtgttacatgttttaaaaagcatttttctatcTTAATAATGAAGTCTTTTTCTTGGACATGTCTTACTAACagaagaagagaacaaaattatttaaactgCAAAGCAAGGATACCAATTTATGGgttaagagaaaaaatggaagaagaaaagtagatTATGTTCCCATTTAATATCAACTGAAAATCAGAATTCAGTAGACCATGCTATCATAACTTAGTGTTTCTTGCCTAGATTCCAATATACAGACAGATAGCAAATATGATAAATATCACTGAAATATGTGCAGTCTACATAATATACTTCACTGTATTCTAGAAGGCATTTTAATAGCCTTttacaaagtttaaaatatgGTCCACTATCTTATTTGatgatggaaaagagaaaatactgtaacCAAAAAACCCCAGGGTGCAGTGGAAGCCTTCTTCAAGGTGGTACCAGGTCACTTTTACGTTGTTGTCCTCTAGCCGTTTCTTGTACAACAGTCCATCATCCCTGAGCACATCATGCTCACAGGTAATTATACAGGTATCAGGTAGGCGGCAAAGAACAGAATCTTCCGCTAACAGTGGAGAAAATGTTGTCTCAAACACTTCTTTTACTTCTTCATAGACTTGAACTACACATGAAGTGGACTGTGGTGGTTTATAGCCCTGTTTAAATTTGTTTGGGATGAGATCTGCATTTATCCATTTCCCATATTTCAATTTCATATTCTCGGGAACGTGAGAACCTGCCAAAACAGCTTCTTTCATAGAGGAATCCTTATTCAAGTACTTCAGGATAAAACGGACTGTACGTTTCCGGGACAGTAAGGGCATGAAAGCGTTTCTCTGGTTAGAGGGCAGATTAAAGTTAAGGGCTTGGAGAAATGGGTAGATCATCACCTGGGCGCGTATCTTCGGGGTATCTGTTCTATTTGCCAGTTCTTGGCAAACACTAGCAGTGAAAGTGCCCCCTGTGCTATCCCCGCAGATGATAATACGGTCAGAATCCACACCGTAGTTTTCTGCAGTCTGCAAAAAGCGTACAGTAGCGGTGAGGCAGTCCAAAAACTGGCCTGGATACTTATGCTCAGGAGACAAACGATACCTGAAAAGTACACAAGACAGCAATTACtagaaatacatacatttgTAGAGTGTGTAAATATGACATCTTAAATCCATCCATATAGtatgtatttgcaaaaatacagcaaaggCAGTTTTACTtattcagtttaaaattttgCCCGCTGAAGCGGAACAGAACGGCTTCCTCTTCCGTGTCTGTTGTCATTCAGAGACCGTGGCTCGTGCAGTTTTATTGTAGCGCTGTTTAACAGAACATGGGGGCTTGTACAGTCATCCACATTACCCAAAGCTGCAGCTACTCTGCTCGCTTCCCAGGCTGGCTGAGGGCACGCAGCCCTCCGAGAGCAGAGCTCCTGCCAGCCGGGAAGTCTGCAGCTCTCCCGTTTGTGCTGACCCTGCATGTGAATGCAGCTGTAAGTCAATCCTGCCTACCCGTAAGGTCCAACCAAGTTCTGGTTCCTAAACTTTTTACATTGGGAACACTGG
Coding sequences within:
- the LOC134150129 gene encoding arylacetamide deacetylase-like 4 produces the protein MAVRSSSQAKNLENLGIFEEHIVIRFILHGLPAFKDSKLFIKDLHFDEVPVRIYLPKLPSTNKRRGVIFFHGGCGMFGSIRTYDRTCQYIAKNSDSVVMSVGYRLSPEHKYPGQFLDCLTATVRFLQTAENYGVDSDRIIICGDSTGGTFTASVCQELANRTDTPKIRAQVMIYPFLQALNFNLPSNQRNAFMPLLSRKRTVRFILKYLNKDSSMKEAVLAGSHVPENMKLKYGKWINADLIPNKFKQGYKPPQSTSCVVQVYEEVKEVFETTFSPLLAEDSVLCRLPDTCIITCEHDVLRDDGLLYKKRLEDNNVKVTWYHLEEGFHCTLGFFGYSIFSFPSSNKIVDHILNFVKGY